One part of the Microbacterium aurugineum genome encodes these proteins:
- a CDS encoding MFS transporter, with product MIRGLAAMQDRNFRWFFLARAITMITGSMSSIALAFAVLEIDNDARSLSFVLTAFTVSNIVFVLFGGVIADRLPRALIIQACYVVDILSIGAIAALLFTGNATIPLLVLLSIVNGASTAFVLPAMQGIIPQLTTPEHLQQANAMLSFVRSAVTIGGPVLAGILVATAGPAWAMVVQAAGWAVAIPVLALVKLPPPSHAGGTTMFHDLRIGWREFWSRSWLWTVVLAFMVMNAIHIGAWGVVGPYIAKNNDLLGITGWGWVLSAEGAGVLLMTLLLMWFPLRRPLRYGMIGIAAFAIPVTILGVHPAVVLLAMAAFIAGAGAEVFSTGWNLAMMENIPGEKLSRVASYDMLGSFVVMPIGTLIYGWLITHADPATVLVTSGVVYASIALVTLMVPSVWRMGRPEAITKTPAELADS from the coding sequence ATGATCCGCGGCCTCGCCGCGATGCAGGACCGGAACTTCCGCTGGTTCTTCCTGGCACGCGCGATCACCATGATCACCGGCTCGATGTCGTCGATCGCACTCGCGTTCGCCGTGCTGGAGATCGACAACGACGCGCGTTCGCTGTCCTTCGTCCTCACCGCGTTCACCGTCAGCAACATCGTGTTCGTGCTGTTCGGCGGCGTCATCGCCGACCGTCTGCCGCGCGCTCTGATCATCCAGGCCTGCTACGTGGTGGACATCCTGTCCATCGGCGCGATCGCGGCCCTCCTGTTCACCGGCAATGCGACGATTCCGCTGCTCGTGCTGCTCTCGATCGTCAACGGTGCTTCGACCGCCTTCGTGCTCCCCGCGATGCAGGGCATCATCCCGCAGCTCACGACCCCCGAGCATCTGCAACAGGCCAACGCGATGCTGTCGTTCGTCCGTTCCGCCGTCACGATCGGCGGTCCGGTCCTGGCCGGGATCCTCGTGGCCACGGCCGGCCCCGCGTGGGCGATGGTGGTCCAGGCCGCGGGCTGGGCGGTCGCGATCCCGGTGCTCGCGCTCGTGAAGCTGCCGCCGCCCTCGCATGCCGGCGGCACCACGATGTTCCATGACCTGCGGATCGGGTGGCGGGAGTTCTGGAGCCGCTCCTGGTTGTGGACGGTCGTGCTGGCCTTCATGGTCATGAACGCGATCCACATCGGTGCCTGGGGCGTGGTCGGCCCCTACATCGCGAAGAACAACGACCTCCTCGGGATCACGGGGTGGGGATGGGTGCTCAGCGCCGAGGGTGCCGGCGTGCTGCTGATGACACTGCTGCTGATGTGGTTCCCGCTGCGGAGGCCGCTGCGCTACGGCATGATCGGCATCGCCGCGTTCGCGATCCCGGTGACGATACTGGGCGTCCATCCCGCCGTGGTCCTCCTCGCGATGGCCGCCTTCATCGCGGGTGCCGGCGCCGAGGTCTTCAGCACCGGATGGAACCTCGCGATGATGGAGAACATCCCCGGCGAGAAACTCTCCCGGGTCGCGAGCTACGACATGCTCGGCAGCTTCGTCGTGATGCCGATCGGCACGCTGATCTACGGCTGGCTGATCACGCACGCGGATCCTGCGACCGTGCTCGTGACCTCGGGCGTCGTCTACGCGTCGATCGCGCTGGTCACCCTGATGGTGCCGAGTGTCTGGCGGATGGGTCGACCGGAAGCGATCACGAAGACCCCGGCCGAACTAGCGGATTCATAG
- a CDS encoding DUF6882 domain-containing protein: MTYAALQPLADRAALFVALRQDALSAAADALGEHRWDADMAQGTLTFTANDDPSRQLVTRAHLIATIAPGPPSLLWAWAHPSGDPQGIATQLHTYGTAHGITELTTPEVPFPAEASGDEWIAQAAHTVGGAAVELTGRSPYYSAPVGNGTRAVFLLDAPLAPLTVAVAVVALPRVLSGMDLSDARTAVWDLARLAGWTLTWTDESFSGAIVTDASGTATFRFDEQARISGIESTLTAQG; encoded by the coding sequence ATGACCTACGCCGCGCTCCAGCCCCTCGCCGACCGTGCCGCTCTGTTCGTCGCGCTCCGCCAGGACGCCCTCTCCGCCGCCGCCGATGCCCTCGGCGAGCACCGCTGGGACGCGGACATGGCGCAGGGAACGCTCACCTTCACCGCGAACGACGACCCGTCGCGCCAGCTCGTCACACGCGCGCACCTGATCGCCACGATCGCACCCGGGCCGCCCTCGCTGCTCTGGGCCTGGGCTCATCCCAGTGGAGACCCGCAGGGCATCGCGACGCAGCTGCACACCTACGGCACCGCGCACGGCATCACCGAACTGACCACGCCGGAGGTGCCGTTCCCCGCCGAAGCCTCGGGTGACGAGTGGATCGCGCAGGCCGCGCACACGGTCGGCGGCGCCGCGGTCGAGCTCACCGGACGCTCGCCGTACTACTCGGCCCCCGTCGGCAACGGCACCCGGGCGGTGTTCCTGCTCGACGCTCCGCTCGCGCCGCTCACCGTCGCGGTGGCCGTCGTCGCGCTGCCCCGCGTGCTCTCGGGAATGGATCTCTCCGACGCCCGCACGGCGGTGTGGGACCTCGCGCGGCTCGCAGGCTGGACCCTCACCTGGACCGACGAGTCCTTCTCGGGCGCGATCGTCACGGATGCCTCCGGGACGGCGACGTTCCGCTTCGACGAGCAGGCCCGCATCAGCGGCATCGAGAGCACGCTCACCGCACAGGGGTGA
- a CDS encoding phage holin family protein, with translation MKNGIVRFVALAVFNVAVLLLIGVLLPGVSVGLNALWASVVLTLAALFVKPLLAGAFRKSAAKSAAERTKAGEKVVQYVLVYVVELIIWVLTVWLSGVRASGFWGFVLPPVALLLGWVIYDRIDDRMRAKTAEIYDSVQAKVRGGSRSKPAPATNTAASESPEMAAAREELRDGLTPEQRRMFDELG, from the coding sequence ATGAAGAACGGAATCGTGCGATTCGTCGCGCTCGCGGTGTTCAACGTCGCCGTTCTGCTGCTGATCGGCGTGCTGCTGCCCGGTGTCTCAGTGGGCCTGAACGCCCTGTGGGCGTCGGTCGTCCTGACCCTCGCCGCTCTCTTCGTGAAACCTCTGCTGGCAGGTGCGTTCCGCAAGTCGGCGGCGAAGTCCGCCGCCGAGCGCACGAAGGCCGGCGAGAAGGTCGTGCAGTACGTGCTCGTGTACGTCGTCGAGCTCATCATCTGGGTGCTCACGGTGTGGCTGAGCGGCGTCCGCGCCTCGGGGTTCTGGGGCTTCGTGCTCCCGCCGGTCGCTCTGCTCCTCGGCTGGGTGATCTACGACCGGATCGATGACAGGATGCGGGCCAAGACCGCGGAGATCTACGACTCCGTGCAGGCGAAGGTGAGGGGCGGCAGCCGGTCGAAGCCTGCGCCCGCCACGAACACCGCGGCGTCGGAGTCGCCGGAGATGGCGGCTGCACGCGAAGAGCTCCGCGACGGCCTGACCCCCGAACAGCGTCGAATGTTCGACGAACTCGGCTGA
- a CDS encoding bifunctional methylenetetrahydrofolate dehydrogenase/methenyltetrahydrofolate cyclohydrolase has product MTAKILDGKAASAAIRAELTERVAALTAKGITPGIATVLVGADPASQLYVGMKHRQSESIGMNSIQRELPADATQAEVEALIDELNADPACHGYIVQLPLPKHLDTDAILERIDPAKDADGLHPTNLGRLVLNVNGPIHTPLPCTPRGVIELLLRNDYDLRGKHVVVVGRGVTIGRSIGLLLTRRDLNATVTLTHTGTVDMPRYLREADVIVAAAGVKHLIRPEDVKPGAAVLDVGVTRETDPETGKNLVFGDVAPGVADVAGYLSPNPGGVGPMTVALLMTNVVEAAERLA; this is encoded by the coding sequence GTGACCGCGAAGATCCTGGACGGGAAGGCCGCATCGGCCGCGATCCGTGCGGAGCTCACCGAGCGGGTGGCCGCGCTGACGGCGAAGGGGATCACCCCGGGCATCGCGACGGTGCTCGTGGGGGCCGACCCGGCCTCGCAGCTCTACGTGGGCATGAAGCACCGGCAGTCCGAGAGCATCGGGATGAACTCGATCCAGCGCGAGCTCCCGGCGGACGCCACGCAGGCCGAGGTCGAGGCGCTGATCGACGAGCTCAACGCCGATCCCGCGTGCCACGGGTACATCGTGCAGCTGCCTCTTCCGAAGCACCTCGACACGGACGCCATCCTCGAGCGGATCGACCCGGCGAAGGACGCCGACGGTCTGCACCCGACCAACCTCGGCCGCCTGGTGCTCAACGTCAACGGTCCGATCCACACGCCGTTGCCCTGCACACCGCGCGGCGTGATCGAGCTGCTGCTGCGCAACGACTACGACCTCAGGGGCAAGCACGTGGTCGTGGTCGGCCGCGGGGTCACGATCGGCCGTTCGATCGGGCTCCTGCTCACCCGTCGCGACCTGAACGCCACGGTCACGCTGACCCACACGGGCACGGTCGACATGCCTCGCTACCTGCGGGAGGCCGACGTCATCGTCGCGGCCGCGGGCGTCAAGCACCTCATCCGTCCCGAAGACGTCAAGCCGGGGGCAGCAGTGCTCGACGTCGGCGTGACCCGGGAGACCGACCCGGAGACCGGGAAGAACCTGGTGTTCGGCGACGTGGCGCCCGGCGTCGCGGACGTCGCCGGGTACCTTTCGCCGAACCCGGGTGGCGTCGGCCCGATGACCGTCGCCCTGCTCATGACGAACGTCGTGGAGGCCGCAGAGCGGCTCGCCTGA
- the glyA gene encoding serine hydroxymethyltransferase produces the protein MTDRYFNAPLAEVDPEIAQVLDRELKRQQTFLEMIASENFVPVSVLQSQGSVLTNKYAEGYPGRRYYGGCEEVDVAESLAIERAKSLFGAEFANVQPHSGASANAAVLHAIARPGDTLLGLSLDQGGHLTHGMKINFSGRLYDIVAYGVDPETSTIDMAEVRRLAIEHRPKVIIAGWSAYPRTMDFAAFREIADEVGALLWVDMAHFAGLVAAGLHPNPVPHAHVVSSTVHKTIGGPRSGFILTNDADIAKKINSAVFPGQQGGPLMHVIAAKATAFKLAGTPEFKERQERVLRGAALIAERLSKQDLKDAGIAVRSGGTDVHLVLVDLRDAEIDGKQAEDLLHDIHITVNRNAVPNDPRPPMVTSGLRIGTPALATRGFGDAEFTEVADIIALALLPGADVESLRARVDALAAAFPLYPDLQQ, from the coding sequence ATGACCGACCGTTACTTCAACGCCCCGCTCGCCGAAGTCGATCCGGAGATCGCTCAGGTCCTCGACCGTGAGCTGAAGCGTCAGCAGACCTTCCTCGAGATGATCGCCTCCGAGAACTTCGTTCCCGTCTCGGTGCTGCAGTCGCAGGGCTCGGTGCTCACGAACAAGTACGCCGAGGGCTACCCCGGGCGTCGGTACTACGGCGGCTGTGAAGAGGTCGACGTCGCCGAGTCCCTCGCGATCGAGCGGGCGAAGAGCCTGTTCGGTGCCGAGTTCGCGAACGTGCAGCCGCACTCCGGCGCCTCCGCCAACGCCGCGGTCCTCCATGCCATCGCCCGCCCCGGCGACACCCTGCTCGGCCTCTCCCTCGACCAGGGTGGTCACCTGACGCACGGCATGAAGATCAACTTCTCGGGTCGCCTGTACGACATCGTCGCGTACGGTGTCGACCCCGAGACCTCGACGATCGACATGGCGGAGGTGCGCCGTCTCGCGATCGAGCACCGACCCAAGGTCATCATCGCCGGCTGGTCGGCCTACCCGCGCACGATGGACTTCGCGGCGTTCCGCGAGATCGCCGACGAGGTCGGGGCTCTGCTCTGGGTCGACATGGCGCACTTCGCGGGTCTGGTGGCCGCGGGCCTGCACCCGAACCCGGTGCCCCACGCCCACGTCGTCTCGTCGACCGTGCACAAGACGATCGGCGGGCCGCGCTCGGGCTTCATCCTCACCAACGACGCCGACATCGCCAAGAAGATCAACTCCGCCGTGTTCCCGGGCCAGCAGGGCGGGCCGCTCATGCACGTGATCGCCGCCAAGGCGACCGCGTTCAAGCTCGCTGGCACGCCCGAGTTCAAGGAGCGCCAGGAGCGCGTGCTGCGCGGTGCCGCACTCATCGCCGAGCGTCTGTCGAAGCAGGACCTGAAGGATGCCGGCATCGCCGTGCGCTCGGGCGGCACCGATGTGCACCTGGTGCTGGTCGACCTGCGTGATGCCGAGATCGACGGCAAGCAGGCAGAAGACCTCCTGCACGACATCCACATCACCGTGAACCGCAACGCGGTCCCGAACGACCCGCGCCCGCCGATGGTCACCTCGGGTCTGCGCATCGGCACGCCCGCACTCGCGACCCGCGGTTTCGGGGACGCCGAGTTCACCGAGGTCGCCGACATCATCGCGCTCGCACTGCTCCCCGGTGCGGACGTGGAGTCGCTGCGTGCCCGCGTCGACGCCCTGGCCGCCGCGTTCCCGCTCTACCCGGACCTGCAGCAGTGA